GCGATGTCTGCCGTCGAAGATATGCCTGGCACCCACCCCGTCGCCATGCCGACGCGCTCGCAGGCGATGACCGTGCGGATTGTCTGTGCCGCAACCAAGGCACCACGGGTGGTGCGCATCAAGGTAGTCGCCGTCGGCGGCGACAGCACGATTCTGAAAGCTATGCCACCATGCGATGGCCGAATCTTCTTCCGCTTGCTCTTCGATGACGAAACCCTCCTAAATAGACCCTCGTAGCGCGTGGTTCACCACACGACTGAAGAATTGCGCCGGCGTCGACTGGGCTGATCGCCGGTAGATATGTATGTAGGACTCGTTAGCCCGCCGAGATCATCGCTGCGACACACCTTCCGATTAGGACACTGTCGGCTATCTGGTCCTGCCCGTAATCCCTTGGACTGCAGTGTATTCATAGCCGGCCAGATCGCGTCACAATGAACTGGCACACAGTCCGCAGCGCCTCACAACTCCTGGGAGAAGGCGTCACGCTGGGCTCCAGCGCCAGCCATGAGCGGGCCGTACCGGTGATGCAACTCTGTAACGATGTCGGTGAAGGGGAGATCGTGGTACCAACCGCGGTCGTTGAGGTACTCCATGTGTTGGCTTCCCCCACCGTCGTAGGCATGGAGGAGCGCATCGGTGTGGCCGTCGAAGTCGATCGGAGGTACACCGAATCGCGCGCAGAGCTCGGCATTGAACGCCGGAGTGGCCTTCACCCAGCGGTTGTTGAGTTGTAATTCGCTATATCCGTGGTAGACGAACACGTCGGTACCTCCCATCCGGGCACGCAATGTGGTGGTCTGCAGATGGTTGCGCACGTCCGCGAATCCGAGCCGGGCCGGAATGCCCGCCGCACGAGCTGCCGCGGTCAGCAGCACCGCCTTCGGTATGCAATACGCCCTCGACGCTGTCGCTACATAGCTCGCCCGATAATGCTCGGGATCGTCGTCGGTGCTATAGGGATCGTACCAAATCCTGTCCCGCACAGCGGTGAAGATCAACCTCGCCTTCTGCACAGGGTCACGAACGTCACCGACCGCGTCCTCGGTGAAGCGCTGTACATCGTCGTGCTGCCAATCGAGGAACCCAGTTGTCTCCAGGAAACTCGATTCGTTTGAAGTGTCGCTCACAGATAGCCTTTCAGATAAGCCTCGAGGCCGGTATCGACAGTGCCAACGGATCGACTGGCCGTTTCGAGGGCTTCGACGAGGCGTGTTTCGGAGTCCGGGATCGTCGCGGCGATTTTGGCCGCAGCGAGACTACGACTCCGTAGCGATGTGCCGGCATCGGTGGCTGCGGCCGCAAGCTCAGACCACGCTTGGGAAGCGTGTCGGGCCGCGGCCGCCGCTTCGGCTGCGGCGGCGTCCCCGAGGAGATCGGCGATATTCTGGCAACCTTGTGCTTGCAGCATACGAAAGAGCCCGCCACCGGTTCCGGCTTTCTCGATGAACGCCCCGAGCCCGAACAATGCCGCGGTCAGGGCGTCGTCATCAAACACCGTTGGCCAATGCCGTACGTCATCGGCGAACTCCTGCACACCCTTCAAACCGGAAGCCTCGACTTCAGCTGCCTCGATGCGCAGTAGCGGCGCACCTACGGCACCGCCGCGCATGAAAGCTGCGCTCGCGGCTAATGCAGTGGCGGCAATCGGCCCAAGGTCGGGCACTCGCTCCGGCCAGTCGACGTGATATGTGGTGTGCCGGGTCGGTGTAGGGAACCCTACCGAGGACCGCGCCCGGCGCAGGTCATCATAAGCCACCGTTTGGGTGGTCTCGCGGTCATTATCGACCACATAGGCAACCCCTTGTTCGTCATCATATCCGGTGATGACGATGTCGTGACGGCTCATGTGCAATCGGACGCGCAGGTAAGGAAGTTCGCCGATGTCAGCCCAGACCATGACGGGTCGGCCCTTGTCGACTTCGTCGGTAACAAATGACCATCCCACGTCTGCGTCATCGGTCGATCGCACGACGCAGTTTGCACCAACTCGGGAGAGGTAGTCTTTTTCCAGGTCGCTTCCTCGTCCTACCAGGTAGATCTGGGGAAACAATTGCGTAGAGCGGACGTACGAGAAGTCCAAGGCTCCGCCGAGGGTGAAGACCAATCCTTCACTGAGTGTTTCTGTCCCCCATCCTAGTTGTGCCCATTCAGTAAGGTCACGCAGCGCACCGGAACCACAGTGCCCTCCTCTCCTATGGAGATAGGGAATTTCAATCCTCGCCATCGCCGCTTCCTCTCTTATCCAATAGCACTGTTAACACTCATCGAAAGCTACATACCATCAAGGCGTCCCGGCTGGCGGTAGGTGCCAGAACTGTTCGACCGCAGCCAATCTCACCCGCGCAGCTCGAGCGCCTATGACTATGGGAAACATTGCTTTCGATCGCTATCCCGCATCGAAGCGTCAACGGTGAGAGCCCCTGACCCGCAGCATCGCCATCGTTGTACTGAGCTCGCTTGGTGCCGTTTTGCGCTTCCCTGCTTTGGGTGCTCTGTCAGAATCGGATGAGTCCTCGGATGTTGCGGCCTGACCGCATGTCGTCGTAGCCCTCGTTGATCTGATCGAGGGTGTACTCACGGGTGATCAGCTCGTCGAGTTTGAGGTGTCCGGAGTTGTAGAGTTCGACGAGCCGCGGGATGTCGTGGGCGGCGTTGGACGAGCCGTAGAGGGCGCCGCGGATCTGCTTTTCATACAGCGTTAATTCCAGCAGTGAACCCGACATCGATGTGTCTTCGGGGTGCCCGATCGCGGTAACGACCACACGACCGCGTTTACCGACCAAGGACAGCGCCTCACCGATGTAGGACCCTTCGGCGACATCGGTGGTCAACACGCAGACATCGGCGAGTTTGCCGCGGGTGATGTCACTGATCAGTGACCAGGCCTCGTCGACCGTGCCAACGGCATGCGTCGCACCGAAACCACCGGCTTGTTCACGCTTGAACGCCACCGGATCGACAGCCACGATGTTCAACGCGCCCGCGATGCGGGCACCCTGAATCGCATTCATACCGATGCCACCGGCTCCGATCACCACCACGGTGTCCCCGGCACGCACCTCACCGGTGCGCACCGCCGACCCGTACCCGGTCGTCACACCACACCCGATCAACGCCGCCTTGTCCAGCGGTGTCCCCTGGTCGATTTTGACCAGAGACGCCTTGGGGACCACGGTGTATTCCGAGAACGTGCCCAGCAGGCACATCTGGCCGACGTCCTCACCGCGGGCATGGAAACGGTACGTCCCGTCGATCTGGGGTCCCATCATGAGCGCCGCACCCAAGTCGCACATGTTGCCCATCCCCCGCGCGCAATAGGAACAGTGCCCACACGACGGCAGGAACGTCAGGATCACCGAATCGCCCTCGGCGACGTTCTCGACACCCGCACCCACTTCGACCACGGTGCCGGCACCCTCGTGGCCACCGACGACGGGCAGCGGAATGGGCAGGTCACCGGTCACGAGGTGCTCATCTGAATGGCACAACCCGGTCGCGGTCAACCGGACCAGCACCTCATCGGGGCCGGGCGGATCCAACTCGACCTCCTCGACCTCCCACTTCTCTCCCAGGCCCCAGAGCACTGCAGCGCGTGTCTTCATATGTGTCTCCTTAACATCGATGTTTCGGTCGCAGTGGATTGATGATTCACGCCAGTGTCTCGACGGTGAGATCACCGTCGGCGTACTGGCGGCGCAGCTTCTTCTTGTCGAACTTGCCGGTCGAGGTCAGCGGAATGTCGGTGACGAACGCCCACCGTTCCGGTAGCCACCACTTGGCCACCCGCGGACGGAGGAACTCGGTCAATTCCGCGGCGGTGGCGGTGCGGTCGGCAGCCAGGACGACCACCGCCAGCGGTCGTTCCTGCCACTTGTCATCGGGAACCCCGATCACGGTGGCGGTGCGCACCGCAGGGTGAGCGGCCAAATCGTTCTCCAGCTCCACCGAGGAGATCCATTCGCCCCCGGACTTGATGACGTCCTTGGAACGGTCGGTCAGCGTGATGAACGCATCCGGGCTGATCGTCCCGACGTCTCCGGTGCGCAACCACCCGTCCGGCGACACCGCCGAAGTGTCATGCTCGTAATACGACCCGGTGATCCACGGGCCGCGGATCTGAATCTCCCCCACCGACTTTCCGTCCCAGGGCTGCTCGGCGCCGGCGTCGTCGACGATGCGGGCTTGCACACCGGCCACCACTCGGCCCTGGGTTCCGCGCAGGTAAAGGGACCTCTCCGGGGTGTCGCTGTTCCGCGGCAATGCGACCGCGGCCAGCGGGGACGTCTCGGTCATCCCCCAGGCCTGCACAATGCGGACGCCCAGCTCGTCATAGGCGGTCATCAACGACCGCGGAACCGCCGAACCACCGCAGGCCACCATCTTCAGCGAACTCACGTCGTGGCCGGGATTGTCGCGAAGATAGTGCAGAACGTCGGTCCAGATCGTCGGCACAGCGCCCGCCATCGTCGGGCGCGCGGCCTCGATCATCTCCACCAAGGGCGCCGCCTGCAGGAAACGGTCGGGCAGCAGAAGCTGCGCGCCCGCCATCATCGCCGCGTACGGGAGCCCCCACGCGTTGGCGTGGAACATCGGAACGATCGCCAACACCGTGTCGTCAGGACCGATGCCCAAGGCATTCGTGGTGCACGCCGCCTGAGAGTGCAACCACGTCGAACGATGACTGTAGACAACGCCCTTCGGGTGCCCGGTGGTACCGCTGGTGTAGCACATCGCGGCGGCCGACTGCTCGTCGACGTCGGGCCAGTCGAACGTGCTCGGCTGGTCGGCCACCACGTCGTCGTACCGAAGGACGTCCTTGCCGCACCCCTGGACCGCGGCGAGGTCACCCGTGCCGGTCACCAGCACCGTGCGGACCGAGGTCATCGACGGCAACGCCGTCGCCAACAGGCCCAGCACCGTACCGTCGACGATGATCACCCGATCATCGGCGTGATTGGCGATCCACGTCAGCTGGTCCGGCGGCAGCCGCAGGTTCAACGTGTGCAGCACCGCGCCCATCGACGGCACCGCCGCGTAGGCATCCAGATGCTCCTGGTTGCTCCACTGCAGCGTCGCGACACGCTCGTCTCCACGAATGCCGATCTCGCGCAACGCATTCGCCAGCCGTGCCGCGCGCTCCCCCACCTCGCGGTAGGACACCCGAGAGATCTGTCCGGGCCCTCGCGCCGTCAGCACATCGCGATCGCCGTGGATCGTCGAGGCGTGGCGCACGATCCCGGCCACCGTCAACGGAACATCCTGCATGGTGCTCTTCATCGCACGCCCGTCCTGCAGCCCGCGGTGAAGCGTCGTTCACGCATCGATGAGGTCCTGCCGATTCTCGTTCTGCAACAGCAACCGGTACTCCGGGAACAGGTTCTTGGCCTGCGGGATCATTTTGATCAGCTTCGCCGCCGGGCCCTTTGCGCGCACCGTTCCCCTGGCCATCGCCATCGTCAGGTTCACCTTGCCCAACCAGAACTTGTTCCCGGTGTCTGCCGACATGAACAGCTCGACATTGGGCACCGCGGTGCTGTCCGCACCCGTCTCCACCACCTTGTTCGCCATGTCCACTGTCACCACTGCGTCCGGATCGGTGTAGTGCACCCGCAACACCACACCCGAACTCACGAGCTTATCGGCCAGCCCTTCCTTCTCCAGGCCCCGCCGAAAGATTCCAGCCAGAAAGGTATAGACCTCGTCCTCATCCTTGAAAACCGCCATCGTCAACCTCCACCAATCTCGTTGTCAGCATTAAAATATCGCGAGCATCGACTCCATCACGATGCCCTCACTGGATAGTAAACCGTCACACCGCTTCGCAAACCCCACTCGGTCCTCATGCCGGACGCCGCCCAGAACGCGGGCGTACGACCGGGGTCCGCACGAGGCGGGGCGGCCGCGCAGCGGCGGGGTCTTCGCCTCAGGCCGAGCCGGCGAGCACCAGTTCGGCCCGGTCGACGGGGACCTGCTGCGTGATGACCCGCTTGCTGAACATGAAGTCGCGGGGGCGGTTGACGCAGTCGGCGGCGATGAGCTCGCCGGCGCGCAGGTAGAAGCAGGTGAAGTCGCGGTCCCGGGTCGGGTCGCCGCTGAGGACGACCTCGTCGTAGCCGGTGTTAAGACCGGCGATCTGGAGCTTGAGGTCGTATTGATCTGACCAGAACCAGGGCAGCGCCGCTATCGTCTTGGACTTCCCGCAGATGGTCGCCGCGGCGACTTTGGCCTGCTCGGCCGCGCTGGGCACGGACTCCAGGCGTATGCGGCGCCCGTAACGGGCCATGTCGTGGCTGACGCAGTCCCCGGCGGCCACGATCGCGGGGTCGCTGGTCCGGGCCTGGTCGTCGATCACGACGCCGTTGTCGACGACCAAGCCCGCGGCGGCGGCGAGCTCAGTGTTCGGCTCGACGCCGATGCCGACGATGACGAGGTCGGCGGGAATCGATTCACCACCGGCCAGGACTACTTCGCGGACCCTGCCGTCGCCGGACAGAGCCTCGACCAGCGCACCCGTCCGGATGTTGACGCCCTCCTCCCGGTGGATCCGGTCGAAGAACGCCGATACCTCCGGGGCGGTGACCCGTTCGAGGACACGCTCGGTCGCCTCGAGCACGGTGACCTCCAGGCCCAACGCACGCAACGAGGCGGCCGTCTCCAGTCCGATGTAGCCGCCGCCGACGATCACGGCTCGACGCCCCGGTCTGGTGGCGTCTCGGATCTTCTCGACGTCCGCCGCGGTGCGTAGGTAGAAGACTCCGGCCAGGTCGGCTCCCGGGGTGGGGAGCCGACGAGGGCGGGCGCCCGTGCACAGCGCGAGCCTGTCGTAGGGCAGCGACTCGCCGGTGCTCAGCGAGAGGTGGCCCGCCGCACGGTCGACCGCCTCCACCGTCGCATCCAGGAGTTGGATTCGCTGCTTGGTGTAGAACTCGGCGCTGCGGATCGCGAGCTCCTCGAGGGTGCACTTGCCGGCCAGGTATGCCTTCGACAGCGGAGGGCGTTGGTAGGGCAGCGCCGACTCGTCGCCGACGAGGACGATCTCACCGGTCCACCCTTCCTGGCGCAGACTGGCCGAGAGTTGGGCCCCGGCATGGCTGGCCCCGACGATGAGCGCCCGCTCCAATGTCATGCGTCGGATTTCGGGGTGAGGCGGACCATCAGCTTGCTGATACCCCTCACGAAGTTGGACTGCACGTACTCGGGTTCGCCGACGACCTCGATGTTCTCGAAGCGAGGAAGCAGCTCCTCCCAGAGAATCCGCAGCTGCAGCTCGGCCAGCCGGTTGCCCATGCAACGGTGGACACCGAAGCCGAAGGAGATGTGGTTGCGGGCGTTGGCCCGGTCGATGATGAAGTCGTCGGGCTGATCGAATACGCGCTCGTCGCGGTTGCCCGAGGCGTACCACATCACCACCTTGTCGCCCTTGCGAATGAACTGCCCGTTGAGCATGGTGTCGGCCGTGGCGATCCGGCGCATATAGGCCAGCGGCGTCTGCCACCGAATGATCTCCGAGTTCATGTTGGGGATCAGGTCGGGGTTGGCCTTCAGCTTCTCGAACTGGTCCGGGTACCGGTTCAACGCGAGAACACCGCCGCTCATCGAGTTCCGGGTGGTGTCGTTGCCTCCGACGATCAGCAGCACGAGGTTGCCCAAGAACTCCATCGGTCGTTTGATCAGATCCTTGGTGCTCTCGTTGCTCTGCAACATGGTGATCAGATCGAAGCCGGGTTCCTCCCCGGCAGCGGTCCGGGCCGCCTTGTCGTGCCAGTGCTCGCTGAGACCCCGCGCCATATCGCGCATGCCTGCGAACGTCTCGTCAAGGTCCGAGGGACCGCCATTGGCCTGCTCCATCGAGGTTGCCAGATCTGACCACTCGACGAGCTTGCGACGCTGCTCGTACGGGAAGTCCAGGAGGGTCGCAAGCATCCGAGCGGTCAGCTCGATCGAGACATTCTGCACCCAGTCGAACGGCTGATCCAGGGGCAGATCGTCCAGCACCTCCTGGACGCGCGAGCGGATCAGCCCCTCCATCTCACGCAGGTTCTTGGGCGCGACCACCCCTTGGACGGCGGCCCGCTGCCTGTCGTGGCGTGGCGGATCCATCGCGATGAACATCGCGACATCCAGGAAACGAGGGGGGGACCCGATGACGATGAACGGCTCGGAGGAGAAGACCTCATGGTTCTTCTCGACGGTCACGATGTCGGCATGCCGCGTGACCGACCAGAACGGACCGAACGGACTGTTGGGCTGGTAGTGGACCGGAGCTTCGTTGCGCAGGCGCTCGTAGTACGACTGCCAGAGCCCCTGACGATAGAGGAAAGGGTTGCTGAGGTCGATGTCGGCGAGTTCGACGTCCTCGACCGGCGGGAGGGGGCTCTCGACGAAGATCTTCTTGCCGTTCGTTCCGGTCACCAAACGCCGGGTCTTGTCATACAGGTGTGCACCTTGAATCTGCAGGTCGATCGGGATGGTCGCCTGAACTTTCTCGGTGATTGCTTCAGAAACCTTCATTACGTCTTATTCCTTTTCGCTCGTCATTACATCTGGAACTCGGGCAGTTGGACGATCAAGCCGTCCCACTCCTCGGAGACCGGCATCTGACAGGACAGCCGGGAGGTCGGGTGACGCTCCGGGTTCATCGCGAGCATCTCTTCTTCAGCGGGGCCGGAGAGGCCGACCTTGTCGGTCCATTGCGGATCGACGATCACATGGCAGGTGCCGCACGCGGCTTCGCCTCCGCAGTCGCCGTCGATGCCGGGTACCGCATTGTTGGTCGCGACCTGCATCAGTGACTGGCCTTCATCGAGAGGCACCTGGTGCTTGTCGCCGTCGTGGGAGACAAAAGTGACAACGGCCATTACCGACTCCTCTTAAGTTGCCCTGAATGTGAATACTTGTTAACAGGATTGTCCAATCCGAGCGCTTCCGCTATGTTTGCGCGGATCAGGAACTTGTGGATTGGGCTCAGGGGGCACGATCGGTGAAGTTCAGCAACGCCGGTGTGCCTCCGGTCGCGTTCGTGCAAATGCTGGAGAGCCAGGCACTCGACCCGGACGCCGTCGCGCGGCTTCGCACCATCATGGCGCGCGAGGGAACCGACGAGGCGACGCTGATGCAGCACGATGTCCAGGCGCCACTGCGGTGGTTTCGCGATCTGTACCCCGATCTAGACGTCGACCGGGCAACCCTGCTCGGCTTCTCGTTTGCAGGACAGGCACAGTTGACATCTTTCGGCCCGTTGAGCGTCCCGCTGGTCAGCGCAGGCTCGGTAGCCGAGATCGTCGAGCTGCTCACCTATCTACCGTTGATCACCACGGCGATCAATGCACAATTCCGTCCAAACGACCAAGGTCTCACCGTCGGGCTCTGGGGGCACACAGGCGATCGGGCCCTGGACTGCTTAGCAGTCACATATACCGGCTCGGCGTTGTTACGACTGCTGGACATGCTCGTCAGTGACGCGCTGACCGTCACGCTCCACTTGAGTTGGTCAGCGCCGGTCTCCCTGAACAAACTCGCGGCAGAGATGGTACTAGCCGGGCGCCTGTTCTTTGACGCACCGATGTCCTACCTTCATGTTCCCGTCAACGCGCTCAATGAAGTGTGCCGGTTCTCCGATCCCCTTGCGTATCGACTCGCCGTCGCCGAGCTGAGGCGGACCCTCGACGAGCAGAGCGGAGCCACGTCCTTCTCCAAGAAGGTGAGACGGTTGTTGGACGAGGATCCCGGACAGCGAAGTTGCCAGCGGGTCGCAGACGAACTCTCGGTATCCACCAGCACACTCAAACGCCGGCTCGCCGAAGAGGGCACCACCTTTCGCGAGTTGCGCCAGTCGTGTCTGCGGGAGAGCGCGATGATGCTGTTAATCACCCGATCAATGTCGGCAAGCCAGATCGCGACCGAGCTCGGATACGGCGATCTTGCTAACTTCTCACACGCCTTCAAGCGATGGACCGGCCGCTCTCCGAGCGAGTACCGACGCTCACAACGCTGAGGATGTCCCCGCACGCCCGGAGATAGCCGGTCATGGGTAGCTTCTTCTTCTGAAAAGATGTAACCGGTGCTTAAGAATCAGCCACGACGTCACCGAACGGCCGTGGAGGCCGCTGACCGAAGTCGAGTGAGTCATCAGTAGCAGGCCAAACCGTGCCCGACACGGCGACTGAACGGCAGAGCCGGGCGCTGGTGTGAATAGTCATTCGCTATTGTCGATACATGCCAGCGAAGACAGTCCGCACCGAACTCACCTCGGGCGCCATCGAAGGATTCACGCGGGACGGCGTCAATCGCTGGCGTTCCATTCCCTACGCCAAGCCACCAGTCGGCGCGCTGCGGTTCAAGGCTCCCCAGCCGGTCGAAGCGTGGGACGGCGTCCGACCCTGCCACCGATTCCGCTACTGCGCTCCACAGCCCCGCCGATACACCATCGTCGGTCCGGGCAAGTTCCAGCCCATGAGCGAGGACTGCCTCACCCTCAATGTCGTTGCACCCGACGGCGGCTCGGACCGACCTCTGCCCGTGATGTTCTTCATTCACGGCGGGGCGTACTTCCTGGGCAGTTCCGCGACACCGATCTATGATGGCGCGTCGCTTGCCCGCAGCGGTTGCGTGTACGTATCGACAAACTACCGCCTCGGCGCGCTAGGGGCTGTCGACCTGTCGTCGCTGTCCACCGCAGACATCCATATTGACGACAACCTCTACTTGCGTGACCTCGTGTCGGCGCTCAGGTGGGTACGCGAGAACATCGCGGCATTCGGCGGCGATCCCGATAACGTGACGATCTTCGGAGAGAGCGCGGGCGCGCACGCCGTTACCACTTTGCTGGCCGTGCCAGCGGCTAAAGGGCTTTTCGCACAGGCTATCTCACAAAGTCCGGCCGGCGCGCTATCCCGCTCCCAGGAGCTGGCCGCGGAGTTCGCCGCCAAGTTCGCATCCATTCTCTGCGCCGACGAGCGGGAGCCCGCCCGCCTCCTGTTGGCGGCGCGTCCGGCTCAACTGGTGAATGCATTCGATCGCTTGCTCACCACGAGTGCATCGGACCTTGCTGGCGGTTACCCGGTGGGATGCACATTCGGAACCGACTATCTACCGTCCGAGCCCATTCAAGCGATGCGCGACGGCAAGGCGTACCGTGTGCCGCTGATCGTCGGTACGAACGCCGACGAGGGCCGGTTGTTCACTCGCTTCCTCAAACTCCTCCCGACGAACGAAGCCAAGATCGAAGCGTTACTAGCGGGAGCGGAACCCACCTGTCGCGAGCGAATTACTGCTGCCTATCCCGAATATCCGGCCCCCGATGCCTGTATCCGACTGGGGGCCGACTTCACATTCGGATCGACACTGTGGCAGCTCGCGGATTCCCACAGTCGGCACGCCCCCACATATCTGTACCGCTATGACTTCGCCCCGCGAACTCTGCAATGGGCCGGGCTGGGTGCCACCCATGCGACGGAGCTTCT
This genomic stretch from Mycolicibacterium fluoranthenivorans harbors:
- a CDS encoding transglutaminase-like domain-containing protein, which produces MSDTSNESSFLETTGFLDWQHDDVQRFTEDAVGDVRDPVQKARLIFTAVRDRIWYDPYSTDDDPEHYRASYVATASRAYCIPKAVLLTAAARAAGIPARLGFADVRNHLQTTTLRARMGGTDVFVYHGYSELQLNNRWVKATPAFNAELCARFGVPPIDFDGHTDALLHAYDGGGSQHMEYLNDRGWYHDLPFTDIVTELHHRYGPLMAGAGAQRDAFSQEL
- a CDS encoding BtrH N-terminal domain-containing protein; amino-acid sequence: MARIEIPYLHRRGGHCGSGALRDLTEWAQLGWGTETLSEGLVFTLGGALDFSYVRSTQLFPQIYLVGRGSDLEKDYLSRVGANCVVRSTDDADVGWSFVTDEVDKGRPVMVWADIGELPYLRVRLHMSRHDIVITGYDDEQGVAYVVDNDRETTQTVAYDDLRRARSSVGFPTPTRHTTYHVDWPERVPDLGPIAATALAASAAFMRGGAVGAPLLRIEAAEVEASGLKGVQEFADDVRHWPTVFDDDALTAALFGLGAFIEKAGTGGGLFRMLQAQGCQNIADLLGDAAAAEAAAAARHASQAWSELAAAATDAGTSLRSRSLAAAKIAATIPDSETRLVEALETASRSVGTVDTGLEAYLKGYL
- a CDS encoding NDMA-dependent alcohol dehydrogenase — translated: MKTRAAVLWGLGEKWEVEEVELDPPGPDEVLVRLTATGLCHSDEHLVTGDLPIPLPVVGGHEGAGTVVEVGAGVENVAEGDSVILTFLPSCGHCSYCARGMGNMCDLGAALMMGPQIDGTYRFHARGEDVGQMCLLGTFSEYTVVPKASLVKIDQGTPLDKAALIGCGVTTGYGSAVRTGEVRAGDTVVVIGAGGIGMNAIQGARIAGALNIVAVDPVAFKREQAGGFGATHAVGTVDEAWSLISDITRGKLADVCVLTTDVAEGSYIGEALSLVGKRGRVVVTAIGHPEDTSMSGSLLELTLYEKQIRGALYGSSNAAHDIPRLVELYNSGHLKLDELITREYTLDQINEGYDDMRSGRNIRGLIRF
- a CDS encoding fatty acid--CoA ligase; amino-acid sequence: MKSTMQDVPLTVAGIVRHASTIHGDRDVLTARGPGQISRVSYREVGERAARLANALREIGIRGDERVATLQWSNQEHLDAYAAVPSMGAVLHTLNLRLPPDQLTWIANHADDRVIIVDGTVLGLLATALPSMTSVRTVLVTGTGDLAAVQGCGKDVLRYDDVVADQPSTFDWPDVDEQSAAAMCYTSGTTGHPKGVVYSHRSTWLHSQAACTTNALGIGPDDTVLAIVPMFHANAWGLPYAAMMAGAQLLLPDRFLQAAPLVEMIEAARPTMAGAVPTIWTDVLHYLRDNPGHDVSSLKMVACGGSAVPRSLMTAYDELGVRIVQAWGMTETSPLAAVALPRNSDTPERSLYLRGTQGRVVAGVQARIVDDAGAEQPWDGKSVGEIQIRGPWITGSYYEHDTSAVSPDGWLRTGDVGTISPDAFITLTDRSKDVIKSGGEWISSVELENDLAAHPAVRTATVIGVPDDKWQERPLAVVVLAADRTATAAELTEFLRPRVAKWWLPERWAFVTDIPLTSTGKFDKKKLRRQYADGDLTVETLA
- a CDS encoding SCP2 sterol-binding domain-containing protein — encoded protein: MAVFKDEDEVYTFLAGIFRRGLEKEGLADKLVSSGVVLRVHYTDPDAVVTVDMANKVVETGADSTAVPNVELFMSADTGNKFWLGKVNLTMAMARGTVRAKGPAAKLIKMIPQAKNLFPEYRLLLQNENRQDLIDA
- a CDS encoding NAD(P)/FAD-dependent oxidoreductase, whose product is MTLERALIVGASHAGAQLSASLRQEGWTGEIVLVGDESALPYQRPPLSKAYLAGKCTLEELAIRSAEFYTKQRIQLLDATVEAVDRAAGHLSLSTGESLPYDRLALCTGARPRRLPTPGADLAGVFYLRTAADVEKIRDATRPGRRAVIVGGGYIGLETAASLRALGLEVTVLEATERVLERVTAPEVSAFFDRIHREEGVNIRTGALVEALSGDGRVREVVLAGGESIPADLVIVGIGVEPNTELAAAAGLVVDNGVVIDDQARTSDPAIVAAGDCVSHDMARYGRRIRLESVPSAAEQAKVAAATICGKSKTIAALPWFWSDQYDLKLQIAGLNTGYDEVVLSGDPTRDRDFTCFYLRAGELIAADCVNRPRDFMFSKRVITQQVPVDRAELVLAGSA
- a CDS encoding cytochrome P450, with translation MKVSEAITEKVQATIPIDLQIQGAHLYDKTRRLVTGTNGKKIFVESPLPPVEDVELADIDLSNPFLYRQGLWQSYYERLRNEAPVHYQPNSPFGPFWSVTRHADIVTVEKNHEVFSSEPFIVIGSPPRFLDVAMFIAMDPPRHDRQRAAVQGVVAPKNLREMEGLIRSRVQEVLDDLPLDQPFDWVQNVSIELTARMLATLLDFPYEQRRKLVEWSDLATSMEQANGGPSDLDETFAGMRDMARGLSEHWHDKAARTAAGEEPGFDLITMLQSNESTKDLIKRPMEFLGNLVLLIVGGNDTTRNSMSGGVLALNRYPDQFEKLKANPDLIPNMNSEIIRWQTPLAYMRRIATADTMLNGQFIRKGDKVVMWYASGNRDERVFDQPDDFIIDRANARNHISFGFGVHRCMGNRLAELQLRILWEELLPRFENIEVVGEPEYVQSNFVRGISKLMVRLTPKSDA
- a CDS encoding 2Fe-2S iron-sulfur cluster-binding protein; this translates as MAVVTFVSHDGDKHQVPLDEGQSLMQVATNNAVPGIDGDCGGEAACGTCHVIVDPQWTDKVGLSGPAEEEMLAMNPERHPTSRLSCQMPVSEEWDGLIVQLPEFQM
- a CDS encoding helix-turn-helix domain-containing protein, whose protein sequence is MKFSNAGVPPVAFVQMLESQALDPDAVARLRTIMAREGTDEATLMQHDVQAPLRWFRDLYPDLDVDRATLLGFSFAGQAQLTSFGPLSVPLVSAGSVAEIVELLTYLPLITTAINAQFRPNDQGLTVGLWGHTGDRALDCLAVTYTGSALLRLLDMLVSDALTVTLHLSWSAPVSLNKLAAEMVLAGRLFFDAPMSYLHVPVNALNEVCRFSDPLAYRLAVAELRRTLDEQSGATSFSKKVRRLLDEDPGQRSCQRVADELSVSTSTLKRRLAEEGTTFRELRQSCLRESAMMLLITRSMSASQIATELGYGDLANFSHAFKRWTGRSPSEYRRSQR
- a CDS encoding carboxylesterase/lipase family protein, whose protein sequence is MPAKTVRTELTSGAIEGFTRDGVNRWRSIPYAKPPVGALRFKAPQPVEAWDGVRPCHRFRYCAPQPRRYTIVGPGKFQPMSEDCLTLNVVAPDGGSDRPLPVMFFIHGGAYFLGSSATPIYDGASLARSGCVYVSTNYRLGALGAVDLSSLSTADIHIDDNLYLRDLVSALRWVRENIAAFGGDPDNVTIFGESAGAHAVTTLLAVPAAKGLFAQAISQSPAGALSRSQELAAEFAAKFASILCADEREPARLLLAARPAQLVNAFDRLLTTSASDLAGGYPVGCTFGTDYLPSEPIQAMRDGKAYRVPLIVGTNADEGRLFTRFLKLLPTNEAKIEALLAGAEPTCRERITAAYPEYPAPDACIRLGADFTFGSTLWQLADSHSRHAPTYLYRYDFAPRTLQWAGLGATHATELLAVFDAYRTPLGRLLSAGADRRSALRVSDDMQGRWDAFARTGVPGDGWPRYTSDARPVLVFDRASRVDNDPHADRRKAWEGFQVLGR